The Xiphophorus hellerii strain 12219 chromosome 5, Xiphophorus_hellerii-4.1, whole genome shotgun sequence genome window below encodes:
- the lgalsla gene encoding galectin-related protein isoform X2, whose product MHNLILKHIKLSLCCHGNTLCFQEVPFRGHITGGLQPGKKVILVGVVDPSPDRFYIALTCGRGSREPPPNVALELCVRFKDRQILRRACMSGSWGEVERAVPFFPFIKDQPFKVEIRCEHGRFQALVDGQQLFSFQHRVLPLSHVDTLWIKGSLKITKLA is encoded by the exons ATGCACAACTTAATTTTAAAGCATATTAAATTGTCTctctgttgtcatggaaacactTTGTGCTTCCAGGAAGTTCCTTTCAGAGGTCACATCACCGGTGGGCTGCAGCCAGGGAAAAAGGTGATCTTGGTTGGGGTTGTGGATCCGAGTCCTGATCG GTTCTACATTGCTCTGACATGCGGCCGTGGGTCCAGGGAACCGCCACCTAACGTGGCGCTGGAGCTCTGTGTCcgatttaaagacagacagatCCTGCGGAGAGCCTGCATGTCGGGATCCTGGGGCGAAGTGGAGAGAGCGGttccttttttcccttttatcaAGGATCAGCCCTTTAAG GTTGAGATCCGCTGCGAACACGGCAGATTTCAAGCGCTTGTGGACGGACAGCAGCTGTTTAGCTTTCAGCACAGAGTTCTGCCGCTCAGCCACGTCGACACTTTATGGATCAAAGGCAgcttaaaaatcacaaaacttGCCTAA